One part of the Bacteroidia bacterium genome encodes these proteins:
- a CDS encoding Gfo/Idh/MocA family oxidoreductase, producing the protein MKRRSFLKQSTAFGAGTLFLPASVWASAKNTRLRTTHIGVGGMGGYDLKSISEHELVDVVALCDVDAGNLNKAKQLHTKAKLFADYRKLFDQVGKEIDAVIVSTPDHTHAPASLLAMEMGKPVYCQKPLTHHVSEARAMRKMAEENQLITQMGIQIHSWKQYRGTAKLIQSGIIGKVHTVHAWSNKNWGYNGKAPKGSDPIPADLDWNLWLGTSPERSYKAEIYHPGNWRKLLDYGCGTLGDMGVHIFDTPYTALALDVPKTVRCECRKPTGFGHPERNKVSYEFPGTPYTTDSLTWIWYDGKKAPKKHEDLKMPKKEKLPGQGAMFVGEKGRLLLPHIDYPKLLIDGKFEELEFPELDEANHYHQFVDACLGKDEVSAPFSYAARLSEAILLGVAANRFPGETLHWDNASSKFAEAEANQLLTAPYRSF; encoded by the coding sequence AGCAAAGCACTGCCTTCGGGGCAGGAACTTTATTTTTGCCCGCTTCTGTTTGGGCATCCGCTAAAAATACCCGACTCAGGACGACTCATATTGGAGTTGGGGGAATGGGAGGCTATGACCTCAAATCGATATCCGAACATGAATTAGTAGACGTTGTTGCTCTCTGCGACGTAGATGCTGGGAATCTGAACAAAGCGAAGCAGCTACATACAAAGGCAAAGCTATTTGCAGATTATCGGAAACTCTTTGATCAAGTAGGGAAGGAGATAGATGCGGTTATTGTTTCCACGCCGGATCATACCCATGCACCTGCTTCTTTGTTGGCTATGGAAATGGGGAAACCGGTCTATTGTCAGAAGCCCCTTACACACCATGTCTCGGAGGCACGGGCCATGCGGAAAATGGCGGAGGAAAATCAACTCATTACTCAAATGGGTATACAGATTCATTCCTGGAAACAATATCGGGGGACAGCAAAACTCATTCAATCAGGAATAATTGGTAAAGTACATACGGTTCATGCCTGGTCCAATAAAAATTGGGGCTATAATGGAAAAGCACCTAAAGGGAGCGATCCGATTCCTGCCGATTTAGATTGGAACTTATGGTTAGGGACTTCTCCGGAAAGGTCTTATAAAGCGGAGATATACCATCCGGGCAATTGGAGAAAGTTATTGGATTATGGATGTGGAACTCTGGGAGATATGGGAGTCCATATTTTTGATACACCTTATACGGCTCTTGCCCTGGATGTCCCTAAGACCGTGCGTTGTGAATGTCGAAAGCCGACAGGTTTTGGCCATCCGGAAAGAAACAAAGTTAGCTACGAATTTCCCGGAACTCCTTATACCACTGATAGTCTTACCTGGATTTGGTATGATGGGAAAAAGGCTCCGAAAAAGCATGAGGATTTGAAGATGCCCAAAAAGGAAAAACTTCCGGGACAGGGCGCTATGTTTGTAGGAGAGAAAGGTCGTTTGCTACTTCCGCATATCGATTATCCGAAACTACTTATTGACGGTAAATTTGAAGAGCTCGAATTCCCTGAGCTGGATGAGGCTAATCACTATCATCAGTTTGTGGATGCCTGTTTAGGGAAAGATGAGGTTAGTGCACCCTTTTCTTATGCAGCTCGTTTGTCGGAAGCTATTCTCTTGGGAGTGG